The window TGGGTAACATGGTAAAATCAATGATGGATGCGCAACTCGACTATTTTAAGCAACCGGGAAAAATGGAAGAAATAGCAAGTTGCAAAAGCAATACTTTGATGCATTGATAAAGGAAGGTTTTAATACAGACCAGGCGTTAAAAATAATTACCTCGGATAGTATCCTACCTAAAAGCAACGGTAAATAACAAGTGTCCGTGCTTAAAACAGAATAGCAATGGGCAAAAAAAGCGAAGGGGTAAATCCTTCGCTTTTTTACAAATCTCTAATTAACCAATCACTAACGCGTGTAATTCGGCGCTTCTTTAGTAATGGTAATATCATGCGGGTGGCTTTCGCGGATACCTGATGCGGTAATGCGTACAAACTGCGCCTGTTGCAAGGCTTCAATATCCTTAGCGCCGCAATAACCCATACTGGCACGCAAACCGCCAACATACTGGTATATTACCTCGGTAAGGGTACCTTTATACGGTACGCGGCCTACAATACCTTCAGGGACCAGTTTTTTAATATCATCCTCTACATCCTGGAAATAGCGGTCTTTTGAACCTTGCTCCATCGCCTCTATCGAACCCATACCGCGGTACGATTTAAACCGGCGGCCTTCATATATAATGCTTTCGCCCGGTGATTCTTCAACACCTGCAAATAGCGAACCTGCCATAATAGTACTGGCGCCGGCAGCAATTGCTTTGGCAATGTCGCCGGTATGTTTAATACCACCATCCGCAATTACGGGGATGCCGGTACCTTTCAGCGCTTGCGCACATTCATAAACGGCATATAACTGCGGCACCCCTACACCGGCAATAATACGGGTAGTACAGATAGAGCCGGGGCCTATGCCCACTTTAACCGCGTCGGCGCCGGCCTGGGCCAGCGCACGGGCAGCTTCGCCGGTAGCTATATTACCTGCAATTACCTGCAAGTTTGGATATTTCGCTTTTACTTCTTTTAGTTTATCTATTACCCCTTTAGAGTGCCCGTGGGCGGTATCAATAGCAATTACATCCACACCGGCCTTTACCAAAGCATCCACCCTGTCTATCGTATCGGCTGTAACACCTACAGCAGCACCAACGCGCAGGCGGCCGTGTTCATCTTTACAGGCAGCAGGATAATTTTTTAGTTTTTGAATATCGCGGTAAGTGATCAGCCCAATCAGTTTGCCTGCATCATCCACAACCGGTAATTTTTCAATTTTGTGGCTTTGCAATATTTCCTGCGCCTGGGCCAAAGTTGTGCCTTTGGGGGCTGTGATCAGGTTGGTTTTGGTCATCACCTCGGTAACCGCTATGCTCATGTCTTTTTGAAAACGCAGGTCGCGGTTGGTGATAATGCCTTTCAGTATACCGCCGACGTCTACCACCGGGATACCGCCTATGCCATTATCCTTCATAATTTTGGCGGCCTCGCCTACCAATGCCCCTTCGTGCAGGGTAACCGGATCCTGTATCATGCCACTTTCAGACCGCTTTACCTTCCTCACCTCATCGGCCTGGGCGGCAATGCTCATGTTTTTATGCAGCATACCTAAGCCACCCATCTGGGCAATAGCAATAGCCATTTGCGCCTCGGTAACGGTATCCATTGCGGCAGATACGATGGGGATATTAAGTTTTATCTTTTTGGTGATGTAGCTTTGCGTATTTACCTCGCGTGGTAAAACTTCAGAATAGGCCGGTACAAGCAATACGTCGTCGTACGTTAAACCTTCGGCAATAAATTTTGAGGAATCTGGTGGGTGCATAGCAAATAATTTGTGAATGATTACTTGCCGGGCAAAGGTACGTTTTAATGTGTAGATGTGCAAATATGCAGATATGCAAATTGAATAATATACAAAAATGAAGTTTCCATTACAAACGGATAAACACAATCAAATCATGTGCACATCTGCATATTTGCACATCCGCACATCCCTTAATATTTCCCTGCCACTACTTTGTAAAAGT of the Mucilaginibacter boryungensis genome contains:
- the guaB gene encoding IMP dehydrogenase, with the protein product MHPPDSSKFIAEGLTYDDVLLVPAYSEVLPREVNTQSYITKKIKLNIPIVSAAMDTVTEAQMAIAIAQMGGLGMLHKNMSIAAQADEVRKVKRSESGMIQDPVTLHEGALVGEAAKIMKDNGIGGIPVVDVGGILKGIITNRDLRFQKDMSIAVTEVMTKTNLITAPKGTTLAQAQEILQSHKIEKLPVVDDAGKLIGLITYRDIQKLKNYPAACKDEHGRLRVGAAVGVTADTIDRVDALVKAGVDVIAIDTAHGHSKGVIDKLKEVKAKYPNLQVIAGNIATGEAARALAQAGADAVKVGIGPGSICTTRIIAGVGVPQLYAVYECAQALKGTGIPVIADGGIKHTGDIAKAIAAGASTIMAGSLFAGVEESPGESIIYEGRRFKSYRGMGSIEAMEQGSKDRYFQDVEDDIKKLVPEGIVGRVPYKGTLTEVIYQYVGGLRASMGYCGAKDIEALQQAQFVRITASGIRESHPHDITITKEAPNYTR